A single genomic interval of Halichondria panicea chromosome 2, odHalPani1.1, whole genome shotgun sequence harbors:
- the LOC135332204 gene encoding ubiquitin-like protein 7 isoform X1, translating into MSLVYLKQLRDKERKELPIETWEGLTVKELRETASRTLAIPLDVFTLIFNGRVLKLNNSISYYKITNSCTIFYTRKVTKASVFNAAPLPEVQEHSSSFNSLITNRRMLTVIGRILSNPSLLQAMLVGTPLEGNQALTDALTSPALLASLSDPDTIEEYLRENPHMAALMENMLRVYQNFDTSGEGVDGADGEGTDGVGQENMDDGREEQIRMAQQEEMFEHSQAIHAHQRQAQVTTSAQGNQPSMSQPSTQRQNSRGAITQDLLTSALAGAMSGSPQPSPLSSLDISNSGPPSLSSYPSHPTTQPVQASSNGGRSEQVGSISRQNNITSNILQQALASAVGNISTTSNSQREVERRLTPQEKYRAQLEQLHFMGILDDALSIQALDAAGGDIQAALEIIYTR; encoded by the exons ATGTCCCTTGTTTATTTGAAGCAATTGAGggacaaagaaagaaaagaacTTCCAATCGAGACATGGGAGGGCTTGACAGTGAAGGAACTGAGAGAGACTGCTTCCAGGACTTTGGCCATTCCTCTGGACGTGTTCA CCTTGATATTCAATGGCCGGGTCCTCAAGTTGAATAACTCGATATCCTACTACAAAATTACTAATAGTTGTACGATATTCTACACAAGAAAAGTCACCAAAGCCTCAG tcttTAATGCAGCTCCCCTACCAGAAGTGCAAGAGCACAGCTCCAGCTTCAACTCTCTGATCACCAATAGGCGAATGCTTACAGTG ATTGGCCGCATATTAAGCAACCCTTCGTTGCTACAAGCCATGCTTGTTGGAACTCCTCTTGAAGGCAACCAAGCTCTGACCG ATGCTCTTACTAGTCCGGCGCTACTGGCTAGTCTCTCTGATCCAGACACCATTGAAGA GTACCTTAGAGAGAATCCTCACATGGCTGCATTGATGGAGAACATGCTGCGTGTTTATCAGAACTTTGACACGAGTGGCGAGGGTGTGGATGGGGCAGATGGCGAGGGTACAGATGGGGTGGGGCAGGAAAACATGGACGATGGACGAGAGGAACAAATAAGAATGGCTCAGCAAGAAGAG ATGTTTGAGCACTCTCAAGCAATTCACGCCCATCAGCGTCAGGCACAGGTGACCACTTCTGCTCAAGGCAACCAACCCTCAATGTCACAGCCTAGTACACAGAGACAGAACAGCAGGGGAGCCATCACACAGGACCTGCTAACCTCAGCTCTGGCTGGTGCCATGAGTGGTTCCCCTCAGCCCTCACCTCTGTCCAGCCTGGACATCTCAAACAG tggtcCCCCGAGTCTTTCGTCCTATCCAAGCCATCCTACTACTCAACCAGTCCAAGCAAGCAGTAACGGTGGGAGGTCGGAACAAGTTGGCAGTATTAGCAGACAGAACAACATCACTAGCAACATCCTACAACAAGCCCTCGCTTCTGCCGTCGGCAATATCTCTACAACCTCTAACTCTCAG CGTGAAGTGGAACGAAGGTTGACTCCACAAGAGAAGTATAGGGCACAG CTTGAGCAGCTGCACTTTATGGGTATACTGGACGATGCCCTGTCCATTCAAGCTCTGGATGCAGCCGGTGGTGACATTCAAGCTGCCCTCGAGATCATATACACTAGGTGA
- the LOC135332204 gene encoding ubiquitin-like protein 7 isoform X2, protein MSLVYLKQLRDKERKELPIETWEGLTVKELRETASRTLAIPLDVFTLIFNGRVLKLNNSISYYKITNSCTIFYTRKVTKASAPLPEVQEHSSSFNSLITNRRMLTVIGRILSNPSLLQAMLVGTPLEGNQALTDALTSPALLASLSDPDTIEEYLRENPHMAALMENMLRVYQNFDTSGEGVDGADGEGTDGVGQENMDDGREEQIRMAQQEEMFEHSQAIHAHQRQAQVTTSAQGNQPSMSQPSTQRQNSRGAITQDLLTSALAGAMSGSPQPSPLSSLDISNSGPPSLSSYPSHPTTQPVQASSNGGRSEQVGSISRQNNITSNILQQALASAVGNISTTSNSQREVERRLTPQEKYRAQLEQLHFMGILDDALSIQALDAAGGDIQAALEIIYTR, encoded by the exons ATGTCCCTTGTTTATTTGAAGCAATTGAGggacaaagaaagaaaagaacTTCCAATCGAGACATGGGAGGGCTTGACAGTGAAGGAACTGAGAGAGACTGCTTCCAGGACTTTGGCCATTCCTCTGGACGTGTTCA CCTTGATATTCAATGGCCGGGTCCTCAAGTTGAATAACTCGATATCCTACTACAAAATTACTAATAGTTGTACGATATTCTACACAAGAAAAGTCACCAAAGCCTCAG CTCCCCTACCAGAAGTGCAAGAGCACAGCTCCAGCTTCAACTCTCTGATCACCAATAGGCGAATGCTTACAGTG ATTGGCCGCATATTAAGCAACCCTTCGTTGCTACAAGCCATGCTTGTTGGAACTCCTCTTGAAGGCAACCAAGCTCTGACCG ATGCTCTTACTAGTCCGGCGCTACTGGCTAGTCTCTCTGATCCAGACACCATTGAAGA GTACCTTAGAGAGAATCCTCACATGGCTGCATTGATGGAGAACATGCTGCGTGTTTATCAGAACTTTGACACGAGTGGCGAGGGTGTGGATGGGGCAGATGGCGAGGGTACAGATGGGGTGGGGCAGGAAAACATGGACGATGGACGAGAGGAACAAATAAGAATGGCTCAGCAAGAAGAG ATGTTTGAGCACTCTCAAGCAATTCACGCCCATCAGCGTCAGGCACAGGTGACCACTTCTGCTCAAGGCAACCAACCCTCAATGTCACAGCCTAGTACACAGAGACAGAACAGCAGGGGAGCCATCACACAGGACCTGCTAACCTCAGCTCTGGCTGGTGCCATGAGTGGTTCCCCTCAGCCCTCACCTCTGTCCAGCCTGGACATCTCAAACAG tggtcCCCCGAGTCTTTCGTCCTATCCAAGCCATCCTACTACTCAACCAGTCCAAGCAAGCAGTAACGGTGGGAGGTCGGAACAAGTTGGCAGTATTAGCAGACAGAACAACATCACTAGCAACATCCTACAACAAGCCCTCGCTTCTGCCGTCGGCAATATCTCTACAACCTCTAACTCTCAG CGTGAAGTGGAACGAAGGTTGACTCCACAAGAGAAGTATAGGGCACAG CTTGAGCAGCTGCACTTTATGGGTATACTGGACGATGCCCTGTCCATTCAAGCTCTGGATGCAGCCGGTGGTGACATTCAAGCTGCCCTCGAGATCATATACACTAGGTGA
- the LOC135332203 gene encoding dol-P-Man:Man(5)GlcNAc(2)-PP-Dol alpha-1,3-mannosyltransferase-like isoform X1, translating into MAPVDEKEVQPESPNSLWVGLRWLNNIVRSLILNSDYLFLCGSLLILLEAAVLVAIISYVPYTEIDWTAYMQEVEGVINGTFDYTLLKGDTGPLVYPAGFVYIYTGLYYLTSHGSDISLAQWVFAGLYLANLTTVLLIYLQLNKTQHYPPYMLAFLGCTAYRIHSIFVLRLFNDPVAMFLLYVAVLMFINHSWTIGCAVFSLAVSVKMNVLLFSPGLLVLLLLTGGWRGTLPRLSLCALIQLALGAPFLAENPVGYIQRAFDLGRQFMYQWTVNWRCVPEWLFLNRGFHLVLLVLHLCVLVAFLSKHWTRFYGGFKALLQWSPSQGKRLTCPDIAWVLFSSNFVGLCFSRSLHYQFYVWYYHSLPLLLWATDLPASFRLFLLLTIEYCWNVYPSTVLSSALLHSAHIFILLALYLSHREPPSKLDKKQ; encoded by the exons ATGGCTCCAGTAGATGAAAAGGAAGTGCAGCCCGAGAGTCCTAACTCGCTGTGGGTTGGCTTGAGATGGCTAAACAACATTGTACGAAGCTTGATACTGAATTCTGACTATCTGTTTCTCTGTGGGAGCTTGCTTATCCTCCTAGAGGCTGCAGTGCTGGTGGCCATCATATCCTATGTCCCAT ACACTGAGATTGATTGGACAGCGTACATGCAAGAGGTGGAGGGTGTTATCAACGGGACTTTTGACTACACCCTCCTCAAAGGAGACACTGGACCACTAGT TTATCCGGCAGGCTTTGTGTACATCTACACTGGGCTGTACTATCTGACCAGCCACGGGTCAGACATATCCCTGGCTCAGTGGGTGTTTGCTGGGCTGTATCTTGCCAACCTGACTACAGTTCTCCTCATATACCTTCAGTTGAATAAGACCCAGCACTATCCCCCGTACATGCTAGCGTTCCTAGGATGTACAGCTTATAGGATCCATTCCATCTTTGTTTTGAGGCTCTTCAACGACCCTGTGGCTATGTTCTTGCTATATGTGGCCGTCCTCATGTTCATTAACCACTCGTGGACTATTGGATGTGCTGTGTTTAG CCTGGCTGTCtcagtgaaaatgaacgtgcTCCTGTTCTCCCCTGGACTGTTGGTCCTGCTCCTCCTCACTGGGGGCTGGAGGGGGACACTCCCTCGGCTGTCCCTCTGTGCCCTCATTCAGCTGGCCCTCGGTGCACCCTTCCTAGCAGAGAACCCAGTGGGGTATATCCAGAGGGCATTTGATTTAGGTAGACAGTTTATGTATCAGTGGACTGTGAACTGGCGATGTGTACCTGAGTGGCTGTTTTTGAACCGAGGATTTCATTTGGTACTGCTGGTACTGCATCTTTGTGTCTTGGTAGCCTTTCTCAGCAAACACTGGACCag GTTTTATGGTGGATTCAAGGCATTGTTGCAATGGTCACCCTCTCAAGGGAAAAGGCTCACCTGCCCAG ACATAGCTTGGGTACTGTTCTCCTCCAACTTTGTAGGGTTGTGTTTCTCACGTTCACTCCACTACCAGTTTTATGTGTGGTACTATCACAGCCTCCCGCTGTTGTTATGGGCAACCGACCTGCCAGCCAGCTTTAG actTTTTCTTCTGCTGACGATTGAGTACTGTTGGAATGTGTACCCCTCCACTGTGCTGTCCTCAGCGCTCCTGCATTCTGCACACATCTTCATTCTACTGGCCTTGTATCTAAGTCACAGAGAACCACCCTCTAAATTAGACAAGAAACAATGA
- the LOC135332203 gene encoding dol-P-Man:Man(5)GlcNAc(2)-PP-Dol alpha-1,3-mannosyltransferase-like isoform X2, producing MQEVEGVINGTFDYTLLKGDTGPLVYPAGFVYIYTGLYYLTSHGSDISLAQWVFAGLYLANLTTVLLIYLQLNKTQHYPPYMLAFLGCTAYRIHSIFVLRLFNDPVAMFLLYVAVLMFINHSWTIGCAVFSLAVSVKMNVLLFSPGLLVLLLLTGGWRGTLPRLSLCALIQLALGAPFLAENPVGYIQRAFDLGRQFMYQWTVNWRCVPEWLFLNRGFHLVLLVLHLCVLVAFLSKHWTRFYGGFKALLQWSPSQGKRLTCPDIAWVLFSSNFVGLCFSRSLHYQFYVWYYHSLPLLLWATDLPASFRLFLLLTIEYCWNVYPSTVLSSALLHSAHIFILLALYLSHREPPSKLDKKQ from the exons ATGCAAGAGGTGGAGGGTGTTATCAACGGGACTTTTGACTACACCCTCCTCAAAGGAGACACTGGACCACTAGT TTATCCGGCAGGCTTTGTGTACATCTACACTGGGCTGTACTATCTGACCAGCCACGGGTCAGACATATCCCTGGCTCAGTGGGTGTTTGCTGGGCTGTATCTTGCCAACCTGACTACAGTTCTCCTCATATACCTTCAGTTGAATAAGACCCAGCACTATCCCCCGTACATGCTAGCGTTCCTAGGATGTACAGCTTATAGGATCCATTCCATCTTTGTTTTGAGGCTCTTCAACGACCCTGTGGCTATGTTCTTGCTATATGTGGCCGTCCTCATGTTCATTAACCACTCGTGGACTATTGGATGTGCTGTGTTTAG CCTGGCTGTCtcagtgaaaatgaacgtgcTCCTGTTCTCCCCTGGACTGTTGGTCCTGCTCCTCCTCACTGGGGGCTGGAGGGGGACACTCCCTCGGCTGTCCCTCTGTGCCCTCATTCAGCTGGCCCTCGGTGCACCCTTCCTAGCAGAGAACCCAGTGGGGTATATCCAGAGGGCATTTGATTTAGGTAGACAGTTTATGTATCAGTGGACTGTGAACTGGCGATGTGTACCTGAGTGGCTGTTTTTGAACCGAGGATTTCATTTGGTACTGCTGGTACTGCATCTTTGTGTCTTGGTAGCCTTTCTCAGCAAACACTGGACCag GTTTTATGGTGGATTCAAGGCATTGTTGCAATGGTCACCCTCTCAAGGGAAAAGGCTCACCTGCCCAG ACATAGCTTGGGTACTGTTCTCCTCCAACTTTGTAGGGTTGTGTTTCTCACGTTCACTCCACTACCAGTTTTATGTGTGGTACTATCACAGCCTCCCGCTGTTGTTATGGGCAACCGACCTGCCAGCCAGCTTTAG actTTTTCTTCTGCTGACGATTGAGTACTGTTGGAATGTGTACCCCTCCACTGTGCTGTCCTCAGCGCTCCTGCATTCTGCACACATCTTCATTCTACTGGCCTTGTATCTAAGTCACAGAGAACCACCCTCTAAATTAGACAAGAAACAATGA